A region from the Desulfoglaeba alkanexedens ALDC genome encodes:
- the hslU gene encoding ATP-dependent protease ATPase subunit HslU: protein MQQPLTPAEIVSELDKYIIGQKDAKRMVAIALRNRWRRQQVPEHLRDEITPKNIIMIGPTGVGKTEIARRLARLAQSPFLKIEASKFTEVGYVGRDVESMIRDLTELAVSMVRSEEMEAVKVKAEEIAEEKLLDILLPPRRQAALPTASSESEDLEVAQETSSKADNTREKLRKLLRDGSLDDRYVEIDVPDRTLPMIEIFAGAGLDEMDYGLREMLGGMLPKRTKRRKVKIPEARELLIQEESQRLIDMERVIKSAIERVEHSGIIFLDEIDKIAGRESGKGPDVSREGVQRDLLPIVEGSTVTTKYGMVRTDHILFIASGAFHIAKPADLIPELQGRFPIRVELRSLNKEDFIRILKEPENALILQYRALLKTEEVELVFEDEAIDEIAEIAFQVNSRTENIGARRLHTIMEKLLSDVSFNAPELQGRTIRITREYVRETLQEIIRDEDLSRYIL, encoded by the coding sequence ATGCAGCAGCCGCTCACGCCCGCGGAAATCGTTTCCGAACTGGACAAGTACATCATCGGCCAGAAGGACGCCAAGCGCATGGTGGCCATCGCGCTTCGCAACCGGTGGCGCCGCCAGCAGGTCCCGGAACACCTCCGCGACGAAATCACCCCGAAAAATATCATCATGATCGGCCCGACGGGCGTCGGCAAGACGGAAATCGCGCGGCGCCTGGCTCGGCTCGCCCAGTCGCCGTTTCTCAAGATCGAGGCCAGCAAATTCACCGAAGTGGGCTACGTGGGTCGCGATGTGGAATCCATGATCCGGGACCTCACGGAACTGGCCGTGAGCATGGTTCGCTCGGAAGAAATGGAAGCCGTCAAGGTGAAGGCGGAAGAAATCGCCGAAGAAAAGCTCCTGGACATCCTGCTTCCGCCGCGGCGGCAGGCGGCGCTCCCGACCGCCTCTTCGGAATCCGAGGACCTGGAAGTCGCTCAGGAGACGTCCAGCAAGGCCGACAACACGCGGGAAAAACTCCGGAAACTCCTCCGCGACGGGTCTCTGGACGACCGTTACGTGGAAATCGACGTGCCCGACCGGACGCTTCCCATGATCGAAATCTTCGCCGGTGCCGGCCTTGACGAGATGGACTACGGACTGCGCGAGATGCTCGGCGGCATGCTTCCCAAGCGGACCAAGCGGCGGAAGGTGAAGATCCCCGAAGCCCGGGAACTGCTCATCCAGGAAGAATCTCAGCGGCTCATCGACATGGAACGCGTGATCAAGTCGGCCATCGAACGCGTGGAACATTCGGGGATCATCTTCCTCGATGAAATCGACAAGATCGCCGGGAGGGAATCGGGCAAGGGCCCGGACGTTTCGCGGGAAGGCGTGCAGCGCGACCTGCTTCCCATCGTGGAAGGTTCCACGGTGACCACCAAGTACGGCATGGTGCGCACCGACCACATCCTGTTCATCGCCAGCGGGGCCTTCCATATCGCCAAGCCCGCCGACCTCATCCCGGAACTCCAGGGGCGGTTTCCCATCCGCGTGGAACTCCGTTCGCTCAACAAGGAGGACTTTATCCGCATCCTGAAGGAACCCGAAAACGCGCTCATCCTCCAGTACCGGGCGCTCCTTAAAACCGAGGAAGTGGAACTGGTGTTCGAAGACGAAGCCATCGACGAGATCGCCGAAATCGCCTTCCAGGTGAATTCCCGGACGGAAAACATCGGGGCCCGCCGGCTGCACACCATCATGGAGAAGCTGCTTTCGGACGTATCCTTCAATGCGCCGGAGCTGCAAGGGCGCACCATACGGATCACCCGCGAATACGTCCGGGAGACCCTCCAGGAAATCATCCGCGATGAAGACCTGAGCCGCTACATCCTTTAG
- a CDS encoding tyrosine recombinase XerC, whose product MMTGRDDSLSLLFDDAVDAFLVHLRSERGASPETLRAYAGDLAQFRAFLAEGRGGDGRLELRPDVEDVRRFAHRLYETVERASQSRKLSTLRSFFRFLEENGWIEGNPAGAIPGPKLKVGIPAYFSVDHMVQLLEALRKRADRPGSSWTARRNRALFETLYSTGVRVSELVALDGSHVDFQQELVRVRGKGAKERLVPIGDTALRALSEYLEALRAQLPGVDPVQGALFRNARGGRLSARSVRRILCGELERAGFWQHLSPHGIRHSFATHLLNSGADLRSIQEMLGHAGLSTTQRYTHVHFDKLAAVYDAAHPRSRKGK is encoded by the coding sequence ATGATGACCGGCCGTGACGATAGCCTTTCGCTTTTGTTCGACGACGCGGTGGACGCGTTTCTGGTTCACCTGCGTTCCGAACGCGGTGCCAGCCCGGAAACGCTTCGGGCCTACGCGGGGGACCTGGCTCAGTTTCGGGCGTTCCTTGCGGAAGGCCGCGGGGGGGATGGGCGGCTGGAGTTGCGCCCGGACGTGGAAGATGTTCGGCGGTTCGCCCACAGGTTGTACGAGACGGTGGAGCGGGCGAGCCAGAGCCGGAAGCTGTCCACTTTGAGGTCGTTTTTCCGTTTCCTGGAGGAGAATGGATGGATCGAAGGCAACCCGGCCGGGGCGATTCCCGGACCCAAGCTGAAGGTCGGGATTCCGGCTTATTTTTCCGTGGACCACATGGTTCAGCTGCTGGAGGCGCTCAGAAAGCGCGCCGATCGGCCCGGCAGTTCCTGGACGGCCCGGCGCAACCGGGCGCTGTTCGAGACCCTCTATTCCACGGGGGTTCGGGTGAGCGAACTGGTCGCCCTGGATGGATCTCATGTGGACTTTCAGCAGGAACTGGTTCGGGTGCGAGGCAAAGGAGCTAAAGAGCGGCTGGTTCCCATCGGGGATACGGCGCTCCGGGCCCTTTCGGAATATCTGGAGGCGTTGAGGGCTCAGCTTCCCGGCGTTGACCCGGTACAAGGAGCGCTTTTCAGGAACGCCCGGGGCGGGCGCCTGTCCGCCCGTTCGGTCCGGCGGATCCTTTGCGGAGAACTCGAGCGGGCGGGGTTTTGGCAGCACCTGTCGCCTCACGGCATCCGCCACAGTTTCGCGACGCATCTTCTCAACAGCGGAGCGGACCTTCGGAGCATCCAGGAGATGCTCGGCCACGCCGGACTTTCCACGACTCAGCGCTACACGCACGTTCATTTCGACAAGTTGGCGGCCGTCTACGACGCGGCTCACCCGAGAAGCCGCAAGGGCAAGTGA
- a CDS encoding Mut7-C RNAse domain-containing protein: MNASRNSRRFVVDSMLGNVAKWLRVLGFDTASASIRTLDQLERFRKEGRTAITRATRWRSRAGVVFLEADEPDAQLREVVSRLAIRLDEVDLLSRCLECNEPLEPVEQAEVLGRVPEFVARTETSFSRCPKCGRILWPGSHVVRMQARLRDMLGWSL; the protein is encoded by the coding sequence ATGAACGCTTCTCGGAATTCCCGCAGATTTGTGGTTGATAGCATGCTGGGGAACGTGGCAAAATGGTTACGAGTCTTGGGCTTTGACACTGCTTCCGCTTCCATCCGCACGCTGGATCAGTTGGAGCGGTTTCGGAAGGAAGGCCGTACGGCCATCACACGGGCCACCCGATGGCGGAGTCGTGCGGGGGTGGTTTTCCTGGAAGCCGATGAACCGGACGCCCAACTCCGGGAAGTGGTGTCACGGCTCGCTATTCGGCTCGACGAGGTGGACCTCCTGAGCCGATGCCTGGAGTGCAACGAACCGCTGGAACCGGTCGAACAAGCGGAAGTCCTGGGCCGCGTTCCGGAATTTGTCGCCCGCACCGAGACGTCCTTTTCCCGCTGCCCCAAGTGCGGACGGATTCTTTGGCCGGGCAGCCACGTGGTGCGGATGCAGGCCCGGCTGCGGGACATGCTGGGGTGGTCACTGTGA
- a CDS encoding tetratricopeptide repeat protein, producing MAQPKRVLLLLCLVCAAIGGCAPLQRQPPPAPDRPVVLDRARSEAYASYLLAQYYLSVNETEKAVAAYEAALQHDPESPTLLTELSTLYIRLGDIEKALEAAVKATEVDPTHEEAFLLLGRLYAGLGQNRKAIEAYRHVIEMNPANADVYLLLGTLYAQEGRFNEALKTLDRLRLLLPDNPLAAYYRARIFLDMKFYDQAEAAYQEVLELSPTFENGLLDLAYIYEVTDRFREAEETYLRILSFKPTSVEARVQLGNLYMRQRQYDKALEQFDILSRRNASDLESRLKIGIIHLQQGELERAVEDFNALLRDRPQYDQALYYLGTTYEEQGNLQEALVNFRAIAKDSPLWPNAQIRLAVLFSKMEDHRSGIECLRQAIAERPEEQDFYLYLAFLLEETKDYAGALDVLNQGLERSPEDVELLFRKAVVLDRLDRKDEAIQVMQKILSLDPENAGALNYIGYTYADRGIRLQEAKTLIERALAREPEDGYIMDSLAWVYFKMGEYKKALEIMLEALRRVPDDPVMLEHLGDIYRALGRPQDAREAYERAIENGHQEPEAVRKKMEGSV from the coding sequence ATGGCTCAGCCGAAACGCGTCCTCCTGCTGCTTTGCTTGGTTTGTGCCGCTATCGGCGGTTGTGCGCCTCTTCAAAGGCAGCCGCCGCCGGCTCCCGACCGGCCCGTCGTCCTGGACCGCGCCCGCTCCGAAGCCTACGCTTCGTACCTGTTAGCGCAATACTACCTGAGCGTCAACGAAACGGAAAAGGCTGTGGCGGCCTACGAAGCGGCTCTACAGCACGACCCGGAGTCGCCCACGCTGCTCACGGAACTTTCCACGCTCTATATCCGGCTGGGCGACATCGAGAAGGCCCTGGAGGCGGCGGTCAAGGCCACCGAAGTGGATCCCACCCACGAAGAAGCGTTCCTCCTCTTGGGAAGGCTGTACGCGGGGCTGGGGCAAAATCGCAAGGCCATCGAGGCCTACCGGCACGTGATCGAGATGAACCCGGCCAACGCCGACGTGTACCTGCTCCTGGGGACGCTATACGCTCAGGAAGGCCGGTTCAACGAAGCGCTGAAAACCCTGGATCGGCTGCGCCTGCTGCTGCCCGACAACCCGCTCGCCGCCTACTATCGCGCTCGTATCTTCCTGGACATGAAGTTTTACGACCAGGCGGAAGCCGCCTACCAGGAAGTGCTGGAACTGAGCCCCACCTTTGAGAATGGCTTGCTGGACCTGGCCTACATCTATGAAGTGACCGATCGGTTTCGGGAGGCGGAGGAAACGTATCTTCGGATTTTGAGCTTTAAGCCGACAAGCGTCGAGGCGCGCGTGCAGCTCGGAAACCTTTACATGAGGCAGCGGCAGTACGACAAGGCCTTGGAACAGTTCGACATCCTTTCGCGGCGGAACGCTTCGGACCTGGAAAGCCGGCTCAAGATCGGGATCATCCACCTCCAGCAGGGAGAATTGGAACGGGCCGTCGAAGATTTCAACGCGCTGCTCCGAGATCGGCCGCAATACGACCAGGCGCTCTATTACCTGGGAACCACCTACGAAGAACAGGGGAACCTTCAGGAAGCGCTGGTCAATTTCCGAGCCATCGCCAAGGATTCCCCACTCTGGCCCAACGCCCAGATCCGGCTGGCTGTGCTGTTTTCGAAGATGGAAGACCACCGTTCGGGCATCGAATGCCTGCGCCAGGCGATCGCGGAACGGCCCGAAGAGCAGGACTTCTACCTCTACCTGGCGTTCCTCCTGGAAGAAACCAAGGACTACGCGGGCGCGCTCGACGTCCTGAACCAAGGGCTGGAACGTTCGCCCGAAGACGTGGAACTTTTGTTTCGGAAGGCCGTCGTCCTCGACCGCCTGGACAGAAAGGACGAAGCCATCCAGGTGATGCAGAAGATCCTGAGCCTGGACCCGGAAAACGCCGGGGCCCTCAACTACATCGGCTACACCTACGCCGACCGCGGCATCCGCCTGCAGGAGGCCAAGACTCTGATCGAAAGGGCCCTCGCCCGGGAACCCGAAGACGGCTACATCATGGACAGCCTGGCGTGGGTGTATTTCAAAATGGGGGAATACAAAAAGGCGCTCGAGATCATGCTCGAAGCCCTGCGGCGGGTTCCCGACGACCCCGTCATGTTGGAACACCTGGGGGACATCTACCGCGCCCTCGGAAGACCGCAGGACGCCCGCGAAGCTTATGAGCGGGCCATCGAAAACGGCCACCAGGAACCGGAAGCCGTCCGGAAGAAGATGGAAGGATCGGTGTGA
- a CDS encoding aspartate aminotransferase family protein encodes MKGDLFSHCRTHICDTYARHPVLFERGKGCRLWDAEGREYLDFLAGIAVCNLGHCHPEVTRALCEQADRLVHVSNLFYTRPQAELAEALCARSFADRVFFANSGAEANEAAIKLARKYSLERYGPGRFHVITMKNSFHGRTLATLSATGQEKIQKGFEPLVEGFRIVDFNSVEAVERAVDERTCAVLVEPVQGEGGVRFPDPGYLEGLKALCRERDLLLIFDEVQVGMGRTGTLFAHQREGVTPDVMTLAKALGNGLPIGAMLATEEAARAFSPGSHASTFGGTPLVCAVARRVLEIISEPAFLQRVDEVGRKALEKLKGLQARHPAFVKEVRGRGLMLGIELTFPGSDVVGQCLERGFVINCTHDTVLRLVPPLVIEEEAFDPLIETLDSLLKEKAA; translated from the coding sequence ATGAAGGGAGACCTCTTTTCGCATTGCAGAACACACATCTGCGACACCTACGCGCGGCATCCGGTGCTGTTCGAACGCGGGAAGGGCTGTCGGCTCTGGGACGCTGAAGGCAGGGAATACCTGGATTTTCTGGCGGGCATCGCGGTCTGCAACCTGGGGCACTGCCACCCGGAAGTGACCCGGGCGCTGTGCGAACAGGCGGACAGGCTGGTGCACGTTTCGAATCTTTTCTACACGCGCCCCCAGGCGGAACTGGCGGAGGCGCTCTGCGCGCGTTCCTTCGCCGACCGGGTCTTTTTCGCCAACAGCGGCGCCGAAGCCAACGAAGCGGCGATCAAGCTGGCCCGCAAATACAGCCTGGAGCGCTACGGCCCCGGGCGGTTCCACGTGATCACCATGAAGAATTCGTTTCACGGGCGGACCCTCGCCACCCTTTCGGCCACGGGACAGGAAAAGATACAGAAGGGGTTCGAACCGCTGGTGGAAGGGTTCCGGATCGTGGACTTCAATTCCGTGGAGGCGGTGGAACGGGCCGTGGACGAACGAACCTGCGCGGTCCTGGTGGAACCCGTTCAGGGCGAAGGCGGCGTCCGGTTTCCTGATCCCGGCTACCTCGAAGGGCTCAAGGCCCTGTGCCGCGAACGGGACCTGCTGCTTATCTTCGACGAAGTCCAGGTGGGGATGGGACGCACCGGGACGCTCTTCGCCCATCAGAGGGAAGGCGTCACGCCGGACGTGATGACACTGGCCAAGGCCCTGGGAAACGGGCTTCCCATCGGAGCCATGCTGGCCACCGAAGAGGCGGCCCGAGCCTTCAGCCCGGGTTCCCACGCGTCCACCTTCGGGGGAACGCCCCTGGTTTGCGCCGTCGCCCGGCGAGTTCTCGAGATCATCAGCGAACCGGCGTTCCTGCAACGGGTGGACGAGGTCGGACGGAAGGCCTTGGAAAAGCTCAAGGGGCTCCAGGCCCGCCATCCGGCGTTCGTGAAAGAGGTCCGCGGCCGCGGCCTCATGCTGGGCATCGAACTCACCTTCCCCGGTTCCGACGTGGTCGGACAGTGTCTGGAACGGGGCTTCGTGATCAACTGCACCCACGACACCGTCCTCAGGCTGGTGCCTCCGCTGGTGATCGAAGAAGAAGCCTTCGACCCGCTCATCGAAACCCTGGACTCCCTCTTGAAGGAAAAGGCGGCATGA
- the hslV gene encoding ATP-dependent protease subunit HslV: MKPIDSLDDGPAVAGPSRVRSTTILTVCRNGKVVMAGDGQVTVGDTIMKHQARKVRKMYHDKILAGFSGATADAFTLFERLEGKLDQYSGNLTRAAVELAKDWRLDRALRRLEALLIAADREQCLVLSGSGDVIEPDDGLAAVGSGAPYALAAARALTAHTDLPLRTLVEESMKIAASICIYTNHVFTVEEL; this comes from the coding sequence ATGAAACCGATCGACTCTTTGGATGATGGCCCGGCGGTTGCGGGGCCGTCCAGGGTCCGGAGCACCACCATTCTCACCGTGTGCCGGAACGGAAAGGTGGTCATGGCCGGAGACGGCCAGGTGACCGTCGGCGACACCATCATGAAGCATCAGGCTCGAAAAGTCCGGAAGATGTACCACGACAAGATCCTCGCCGGCTTTTCGGGAGCCACGGCCGACGCCTTCACGCTGTTCGAACGGCTGGAAGGGAAGCTCGACCAGTACAGCGGGAACCTGACCCGCGCGGCCGTGGAACTGGCCAAGGACTGGCGGCTCGACCGCGCCCTGCGGCGCCTGGAAGCGCTCCTCATCGCCGCGGATCGCGAACAGTGCCTGGTCTTGAGTGGAAGCGGCGACGTGATCGAGCCCGACGACGGGCTGGCCGCCGTGGGCTCCGGAGCTCCCTACGCCCTGGCGGCCGCGCGGGCCCTCACCGCGCACACCGATCTTCCCCTCCGCACCCTGGTGGAAGAATCCATGAAGATCGCCGCGTCCATCTGTATCTACACCAACCACGTTTTCACGGTGGAGGAGTTGTAG
- a CDS encoding MogA/MoaB family molybdenum cofactor biosynthesis protein, which translates to MRKDVTLQTRANAVDHDRTAAVVTVSDRGFRGEREDRSGDALEARLVEAGYQVVERVLVPDEAPAVSHALRTLSDERSVALVLTTGGTGVAPRDVTPEGTAAVLEKTVPGMAEAMRAASLAKTPHAMISRALAGIRRRTLIVNLPGSPKGAVENLEVILPALPHALAKIQGDPTECGAPID; encoded by the coding sequence ATGAGGAAGGACGTCACCTTGCAGACCAGAGCAAATGCCGTGGACCACGATCGAACGGCGGCCGTCGTTACGGTGAGCGACAGGGGATTTCGCGGCGAACGGGAAGACCGCTCGGGCGATGCCTTGGAAGCGAGGCTCGTGGAAGCAGGCTACCAGGTGGTCGAGCGGGTTCTGGTTCCCGACGAAGCCCCGGCCGTTTCGCACGCGCTTCGAACGCTCTCCGATGAACGCTCCGTCGCGCTGGTGCTCACCACCGGGGGAACCGGGGTCGCTCCGCGGGACGTGACGCCGGAAGGCACGGCCGCCGTGCTGGAAAAGACCGTGCCCGGCATGGCGGAAGCCATGCGGGCGGCGAGCCTCGCCAAGACCCCGCACGCCATGATTTCCCGCGCCTTGGCGGGGATCCGCCGGCGCACCTTGATCGTGAACCTTCCCGGGAGTCCCAAGGGCGCGGTGGAAAACCTGGAAGTGATCCTGCCCGCGCTCCCTCACGCCCTCGCCAAGATCCAAGGCGACCCTACCGAATGCGGCGCGCCTATCGACTGA
- the fusA gene encoding elongation factor G: protein MKDSVAKVRTFAIISHGGAGKTSLAEAMLFDAGENTRLGKVDDNTSIMDFEPEEISRKITISTAFNTLTWQKHLLTLIDTPGDFNFIAETKSSLQGADAALVVVDAIDGVRVQTEKVWKFADEIGLPKMFFVSKMDRERADFPGTVEGIRKVFGSRCVPLLVPIGSAEDFRGVADILTGKAYIYSKGDSGTFDVEDIPADVRDMADRYREELIENIAEGTDELLERYLEGEELSLDDLKKGLRSAVISGKLVPIACGSGTGNIGIQPLLDAIVTCFPSPLDREPRKGKSPSGDKEEIRPPDPDAPFSGQVIKTISDPYAGRLSVMRVFSGVITADMTVYNATKEVKERFGNLLRIKGKSQEPVERAVPGEVVAVAKLKETTTGDTLCDEKNPIVYPRVELPGAIYSLAIEPKSRGDEEKIFASLGRLMEEDLALKLERNEETKEMILSGMGETHVELTVEKLKRKFGVEVNLKTPKVPYKETIKGKARVQGRYKKQTGGRGQYGDCWIEMEPLPRGEGFQFVDKIVGGVIPKQYIPAVEKGIVEAAREGVLAGYPVIDFKVDLVDGSYHPVDSSEMAFKIAGSMAFKKAVAEAKPTLLEPIVQMEITVPDDCMGDVIGDLNARRGKVQGMDTEGNKQIVRAQVPLAEVLKYAPDLRSMTAGRGMFTVKFSHYEEVPAHLQEKIIEASKKEQE, encoded by the coding sequence ATGAAAGACAGTGTCGCCAAGGTGAGAACGTTCGCGATCATTTCCCACGGAGGCGCGGGGAAGACCTCCCTCGCGGAAGCCATGCTCTTCGACGCGGGTGAAAACACGCGGCTGGGAAAGGTCGATGACAATACGTCGATCATGGATTTCGAGCCGGAAGAGATCAGCCGAAAGATCACCATCAGCACCGCCTTCAATACCCTGACGTGGCAGAAACACCTGCTCACCCTCATCGACACCCCTGGAGACTTCAATTTCATCGCGGAAACCAAGAGTTCCCTCCAGGGGGCGGATGCGGCTCTGGTGGTGGTGGACGCCATCGACGGTGTGCGCGTCCAGACGGAAAAGGTCTGGAAATTCGCCGACGAAATCGGGCTTCCCAAGATGTTTTTCGTGAGCAAGATGGACCGGGAGCGGGCCGACTTTCCTGGCACCGTGGAGGGCATCCGAAAAGTGTTCGGCAGTCGGTGCGTTCCGCTGCTGGTCCCCATCGGATCGGCGGAAGACTTCAGGGGAGTGGCCGACATACTGACCGGCAAAGCCTACATCTACTCCAAGGGAGACAGCGGGACCTTCGATGTGGAGGACATTCCGGCGGATGTCCGGGACATGGCCGACCGATACCGGGAGGAACTCATCGAAAACATCGCCGAAGGCACCGACGAACTGCTGGAACGCTACCTGGAAGGCGAGGAGCTGTCGCTCGACGACCTGAAGAAAGGCCTTCGAAGCGCCGTGATTTCCGGCAAGCTGGTCCCCATCGCGTGCGGTTCCGGAACCGGAAACATCGGGATCCAACCGCTTTTGGACGCCATCGTCACCTGCTTTCCGTCGCCCTTGGACCGCGAACCCCGAAAGGGCAAGTCCCCCTCCGGAGACAAGGAAGAAATCCGTCCGCCCGATCCCGATGCGCCCTTCAGCGGACAGGTCATCAAGACCATCAGCGATCCCTACGCCGGGCGACTTTCGGTCATGCGCGTGTTTTCCGGCGTCATCACGGCCGACATGACCGTCTACAACGCCACGAAAGAGGTGAAGGAACGGTTCGGGAACCTGCTGCGCATCAAGGGCAAGAGCCAGGAACCCGTGGAACGGGCGGTACCGGGGGAAGTGGTGGCCGTGGCCAAGCTGAAGGAAACCACCACCGGCGACACGCTCTGCGATGAAAAGAACCCCATCGTCTATCCCCGGGTCGAACTGCCCGGCGCCATCTATTCGCTCGCCATCGAACCCAAGAGCCGCGGCGATGAGGAAAAGATCTTCGCGTCGCTCGGCCGCCTGATGGAGGAAGACCTGGCCCTGAAGCTCGAACGGAACGAAGAGACCAAAGAAATGATCCTTTCGGGCATGGGCGAAACCCACGTGGAACTCACCGTGGAAAAGCTCAAACGCAAGTTCGGCGTGGAAGTCAACCTGAAGACGCCCAAGGTTCCTTACAAGGAAACCATCAAGGGGAAGGCGCGCGTGCAGGGCCGCTATAAGAAGCAGACGGGCGGCCGCGGCCAGTACGGGGACTGCTGGATCGAAATGGAACCGCTGCCGCGCGGCGAAGGTTTCCAGTTCGTGGACAAGATCGTCGGCGGCGTGATTCCCAAGCAGTACATACCGGCGGTGGAAAAGGGCATCGTGGAAGCGGCCCGCGAAGGGGTCCTCGCCGGCTATCCGGTCATCGATTTCAAGGTGGACCTGGTGGACGGGTCCTACCACCCGGTGGATTCTTCGGAAATGGCCTTCAAGATCGCAGGATCCATGGCCTTCAAGAAGGCCGTGGCCGAGGCTAAGCCCACTCTGCTGGAACCCATCGTGCAAATGGAAATCACCGTTCCCGACGACTGCATGGGCGACGTGATCGGCGACCTCAATGCGCGCCGCGGCAAGGTCCAGGGGATGGACACCGAGGGCAACAAGCAGATCGTTCGGGCCCAGGTGCCGCTGGCGGAAGTCCTGAAATACGCGCCCGATCTCCGCTCCATGACCGCCGGCCGGGGCATGTTCACCGTGAAGTTTTCTCATTACGAAGAAGTGCCGGCTCACCTGCAGGAAAAAATCATCGAAGCGTCCAAGAAGGAACAGGAATAG
- the argB gene encoding acetylglutamate kinase: MIHEKARLLIEALPYIRRFSGKTVVIKYGGHAMKDEELKGSFAQDIVLMKYIGIHPVVVHGGGPQIGRMLERLGKKSDFLGGMRVTDEDTMDIVEMVLVGKVNKEIVTLINRHGGRAIGLSGKDGRLIEARKLHLFRYQGDDRPPEILDLGLVGEVARINVEILRILEKSNLIPVVAPVGVGKSDETYNINADLVAGRIAGALRAEKLILMTDVQGVLDADGRLVSSLTVAEAADLLQDDVLKGGMIPKVQCAIDAVQAGVQKVHIVDGRLPHSVLLELFTDAGIGTEIVKRTGGSRPGEEESDS; this comes from the coding sequence ATGATACACGAGAAGGCCCGACTGCTGATCGAAGCCCTGCCCTACATCCGTCGCTTTTCCGGGAAAACGGTGGTCATCAAGTACGGCGGTCACGCCATGAAGGACGAGGAACTCAAGGGCAGCTTCGCTCAGGACATCGTCCTCATGAAATACATCGGGATACACCCCGTGGTGGTTCATGGTGGCGGGCCGCAGATCGGGCGCATGCTCGAACGCCTCGGGAAAAAGAGCGACTTCCTGGGCGGAATGCGGGTGACCGACGAAGACACCATGGACATCGTGGAAATGGTCCTGGTGGGCAAGGTGAACAAGGAAATCGTCACCCTCATCAACCGCCACGGCGGCCGCGCCATAGGGCTCAGCGGCAAAGACGGCCGGCTCATCGAAGCCCGCAAGCTGCACCTTTTCCGCTACCAGGGGGACGACCGGCCGCCGGAAATCCTCGACCTCGGGCTTGTGGGCGAAGTGGCGCGGATCAACGTGGAAATCCTTAGAATCCTTGAAAAGAGCAACCTGATCCCGGTGGTGGCTCCGGTGGGCGTCGGGAAAAGCGATGAAACCTACAACATCAACGCGGATTTGGTGGCGGGGCGGATCGCCGGCGCACTGCGCGCAGAAAAGCTCATCCTCATGACTGATGTTCAGGGGGTCTTGGATGCCGACGGCCGCCTCGTTTCCAGCCTGACCGTCGCCGAAGCGGCGGACCTCCTCCAAGACGACGTGCTCAAGGGCGGCATGATCCCGAAGGTGCAGTGCGCCATCGACGCCGTGCAGGCGGGCGTGCAAAAGGTACACATCGTGGACGGCCGTCTCCCCCACAGCGTGCTGCTGGAACTCTTTACGGACGCGGGAATCGGAACGGAAATCGTGAAACGAACGGGCGGTTCAAGACCCGGGGAGGAGGAATCGGATTCATGA